The Ooceraea biroi isolate clonal line C1 chromosome 7, Obir_v5.4, whole genome shotgun sequence genomic sequence ataacattattataaatagaaagCATATAGAATAAAACtacatttaattttccttttataGTTAGAGTGGGAAAGACGGCGCTTTAGGAACATTAAAGTGTGCGAGTTATGCAATTCGCATAATACAGTAACAGCTGTAACTTCTTTGGAACAAGGCGATTGCTCAGACTACCAAGAAATAAAGATTCATGTACAGGGAGTTTTGTCTGATACTTTTAGCTTTATACGCTTAATATCTCTTCTATTTTAACGATATCTTGTGTACAGGGCAGATGTAAAATAGATACAAAGAGCTGCTATGAAGTGGGCCTGCAAATAGTTTTTCTGGACGATCTTGTTGACAAATGTAGACCTGGAGACCATGTCGATATCAGGTTCATACGTCATTTACATTACTTTATGCTGCCGGAAGATGTGAGAAAAATGCTATGCTGAATAGtacaattattagaaattagaaattaatgttggctaatttgtaaaaattgttGTAGCGGAGTAGTTATACGAAAGTGGGATAAACTAGAGGTTGGCTGTCGCTTGGAGACTACAAGGTTCCTGATGGCAAACAATGTCTCCGTGCGCAGGAAAATCTCAGAAGCAACATTCTTTACCACAGAAATAAAGGATACTTTCACAGCATATTGGGAACATCATCGAGATAACGCATTAGCTggaagaaataatattctcgCCTCTATTTGCCCCCAAgtatattcaaattttatatttattttttttatttattattattttatattcttaatcAATTACGATGAAATACTGTGccaaatcatatatatatatatatatatatatatatatatatatatatatagtataaatattaataagtgTTGCTTCCTACATTTCTCTCCAATGGCCCGCAGCTGTATGGAATGTACACTGCAAAATTAGCACTGGCCGTTGTCATGTGCGGCGGTGTGGCCAAAACCAGCGAAACGGGAACACGCATAAGAGGTGAACCTCACCTCCTTCTGATCGGCGATCCCGGTACTGGCAAATCGCAGTTACTTCGCGCTGCATCTCGATTAACTACACGGTCCATCTTTACAACCGGAATTGGCACTACTGCAGCTGGTCTGACAGCAGCTGCCGCTAAAGTTAGTATATATTAGTACATATTTTTCGttctaatttcttttaatttaatttcgttaaattaatCTACAATTACAATCCTTGAATTGACAAATTGCAGGACTCGGACGGCTGGCATCTAGAGGCTGGCGCGTTGGTGCTCGCGGATGGTGGTGTCTGTTGCGTGGACGAATTCACGACAATGAGTTCGCACGATAGGACCTCCGTGCACGAAGCAATGGAGCAACAAACAATCTCGATAGCTAAAGCCGGCATGGTGAGCACATTGAACAGCCGTTGCTCCGTCATCGCGGCCACCAATCCAGACGGTGGGTGTTTCACGGGTGAAGAGTGGAAAACGTGCCTGGGAAACCCTCTCTTGTCACGTTTCGACCTGATCCTCCTGCTAAGGGACGCTAGAAATCCCGAATGGGATAGAATGACGTCGGGGCATATCTTGAAGGCTGCTtacgaggaagaggagaacaATTCGTAATAACAcataaatttctctctctctctctctctcgtaacgTTAGCGTCGCTCGCACTGTTGTTCAGACATGGAAAAAACCCGTTGCAGGTATTCCGAGACGTACATGGGTCCTTCGAACTTGGCGGGGTTGTGGCGAGAGGAAACTCTCGGCGAATATTTCGCGCATGTGCGCACGTTGAAACCAGTGCTAACCGAAAGTGCACAAAAGATACTGAGTGCAACTTATCTCTACCACAGATCAGATCCATACAGGCGGCCTGAAAGAACAACGGTGCGACTCTTAGATAGTCTTATCAGGTACATAATGGAGAAATCGATTAGTCATTAACAACGACGAgagattctttattttatctcgTATGATGTTTGTTCCGAATCGATTCCGATATCACGTTCCGGTAACTTACAGATCGATGCAGACAGCAGGTTTAACGAGTAATGCTTTCAGATTAGCGGAAGGCCACGCGAAACTCATGTATCGAACTAAGGTGGAAATTATTGACGCTGTGACCGCGGCAGAACTAATCGGAACTACTTTGTTAAATAGTTCCGATGCTGGATGTCCATTTCCGACAGATCCAATTGCAACATATCAGGCCAAaggtatatatttattgaataaactTGCAACATGAAATTTTTGCCCGTTTGATACTATAGTTTCaatgtctttttttttagcaaaagATTTACTCACGAAGcttaatttgcaaaatttagagtcat encodes the following:
- the LOC105282409 gene encoding DNA helicase MCM9 — encoded protein: MIKDYLLQHHTKELEDILNATDEHSVYSIYVNFVSLFEDDGEKAQRILRHPSGCLPQCDEAAVQVQEQLCKAEQIVKTRVHIRITAVPIKLDMGEIGELVTTSGIVVRMSQPTVMKLKKRFTCRKCKGTNIVKLEWERRRFRNIKVCELCNSHNTVTAVTSLEQGDCSDYQEIKIHGRCKIDTKSCYEVGLQIVFLDDLVDKCRPGDHVDISGVVIRKWDKLEVGCRLETTRFLMANNVSVRRKISEATFFTTEIKDTFTAYWEHHRDNALAGRNNILASICPQLYGMYTAKLALAVVMCGGVAKTSETGTRIRGEPHLLLIGDPGTGKSQLLRAASRLTTRSIFTTGIGTTAAGLTAAAAKDSDGWHLEAGALVLADGGVCCVDEFTTMSSHDRTSVHEAMEQQTISIAKAGMVSTLNSRCSVIAATNPDGGCFTGEEWKTCLGNPLLSRFDLILLLRDARNPEWDRMTSGHILKAAYEEEENNSYSETYMGPSNLAGLWREETLGEYFAHVRTLKPVLTESAQKILSATYLYHRSDPYRRPERTTVRLLDSLIRLAEGHAKLMYRTKVEIIDAVTAAELIGTTLLNSSDAGCPFPTDPIATYQAKAKDLLTKLNLQNLESCI